One Hemibagrus wyckioides isolate EC202008001 linkage group LG07, SWU_Hwy_1.0, whole genome shotgun sequence DNA segment encodes these proteins:
- the dhx15 gene encoding pre-mRNA-splicing factor ATP-dependent RNA helicase DHX15 isoform X2, with amino-acid sequence MMRKDRDRDRDERSKDRDRDRDRDRDRDRERDRDRERDRDSKAPNSALNVSAASGGGMLPLKQTAIHQQINPFTNLPHTPRYYEILKKRLQLPVWEYKERFHEILTRHQSFVLVGETGSGKTTQIPQWCVDMVRSLPGPKRGVACTQPRRVAAMSVAQRVADEMDVMLGQEVGYSIRFEDCSSAKTILKYMTDGMLLREAMNDPLLERYGVIILDEAHERTLATDILMGVLKEVVRQRSDLKVIVMSATLDAGKFQVYFDSCPLLTIPGRTHPVEIFYTPEPERDYLEAAIRTVIQIHMCEEDEGDVLLFLTGQEEIDEACKRIKREIDDLGPEVGDIKIIPLYSTLPPQQQQRIFEPPPPRKPSGAIGRKVVVSTNIAETSLTIDGVVFVIDPGFAKQKVYNPRIRVESLLVTAISKASAQQRAGRAGRTRPGKCFRLYTEKAYKTEMQDNTYPEILRSNLGSVVLQLKKLGIDDLVHFDFMDPPAPETLMRALELLNYLAALNDDGDLTELGSMMAEFPLDPQLAKMVIASCEYNCSNEILSITAMLSVPQCFVRPTEAKKAADEAKMRFAHIDGDHLTLLNVYHAFKQNHESVQWCYDNFVNYRSLMSADNVRQQLSRIMDRFNLPRRSTEFTSRDYYINIRRALVTGFFMQVAHLERTGHYLTVKDNQVVQLHPSTVLDHKPEWVLYNEFVLTTKNYIRTCTDIKPEWLVKIAPQYYEMSNFPQCEAKRQLERIIAKLQTKEYTQY; translated from the exons GAGACAGGGACAGCAAAGCTCCCAACTCTGCCCTGAACGTGAGCGCAGCATCTGGGGGAGGGATGCTTCCTCTGAAACAGACAGCCATCCATCAGCAGATCAACCCCTTCACCAACCTACCCCACACGCCACGCTACTACGAGATCCTCAAGAAGCGTCTGCAGCTTCCTGTCTGGGAGTATAAAGAGCGCTTCCATGAGATCCTTACGCGCCATCAAAGCTTTGTGCTGGTGGGAGAGACCGGCTCCGGAAAGACCACACAG ATCCCTCAGTGGTGTGTGGATATGGTGCGCTCCCTGCCGGGACCTAAACGTGGTGTAGCCTGTACCCAGCCCCGCAGAGTGGCAGCCATGAGTGTGGCCCAACGAGTGGCAGATGAGATGGATGTCATGCTGGGACAGGAAGTTGGCTACTCTATCAGATTCGAGGACTGCAGCTCGGCAAAAACCATTCTCAA gtACATGACTGACGGTATGTTACTCCGAGAGGCCATGAACGACCCTCTGCTCGAGCGATATGGCGTAATCATACTGGACGAGGCTCATGAGCGCACACTGGCCACAGATATTCTGATGGGTGTTCTCAAAGAAGTTGTTCGCCAGAGATCAGATCTAAAg GTTATTGTCATGAGCGCCACCTTGGATGCAGGAAAGTTCCAGGTTTACTTTGACAGCTGCCCCTTGCTCACCATCCCCGGCAGAACGCATCCCGTAGAGATCTTCTACACTCCAGAGCCTGAGCGCGACTACCTGGAGGCGGCCATCAGAACAGTCATCCAGATCCATATGTGTGAGGAAGATGAGGGAGATGTGCTACTCTTCCTCACAGGACAGGAG GAAATCGATGAAGCCTGCAAGCGGATCAAACGGGAAATCGACGACCTGGGCCCAGAAGTGGGCGACATTAAAATCATCCCGCTCTACTCCACCCTACcaccacagcagcagcagaggatcTTCGAACCTCCACCACCTCGCAAGCCTAGTGGAGCCATTGGCAGAAAG GTCGTGGTGTCGACAAACATTGCCGAGACGTCGCTGACCATCGATGGTGTGGTGTTCGTAATCGATCCTGGCTTCGCCAAGCAAAAG GTGTATAACCCACGCATCAGGGTAGAGTCACTGCTAGTGACGGCGATCAGTAAAGCATCAGCTCAGCAGAGGGCAGGAAGAGCCGGGCGTACGCGACCGGGTAAATGCTTCCGCCTCTACACTGAGAAGGCGTACAAGACTGAGATGCAG GATAACACGTACCCAGAGATTCTCCGATCCAACCTGGGCTCTGTAGTGTTACAGCTGAAGAAGCTTGGTATTGACGACCTGGTGCATTTTGACTTTATGGATCCACCAG CTCCTGAAACTCTGATGCGTGCTCTGGAGCTGTTAAACTACCTGGCAGCGCTGAATGACGATGGAGACCTGACTGAGCTGGGCTCCATGATGGCAGAGTTCCCTCTGGACCCTCAGCTGGCTAAGATGGTCATCGCCAGCTGCGAATACAATTGCTCCAACGAAATCCTTTCCATCACCGCCATGCTATCAG TCCCACAGTGCTTTGTGCGCCCCACCGAGGCCAAGAAGGCGGCTGACGAGGCCAAGATGAGGTTTGCCCACATCGACGGAGACCATCTCACCCTGCTCAACGTTTACCACGCTTTCAAACAGA ACCACGAGTCAGTGCAATGGTGCTATGATAACTTTGTGAACTACCGCTCGCTGATGTCAGCAGATAATGTGCGGCAGCAGCTCTCGCGCATCATGGACCGTTTCAACCTGCCACGGCGTAGCACAGAGTTTACCAGCCGTGATTACTACATCAATATCCGCCGAGCGCTGGTCACCGGCTTCttcatgcag GTGGCCCACCTGGAGCGTACAGGGCACTATTTGACAGTGAAGGACAACCAGGTGGTCCAGCTGCATCCGTCCACTGTGCTGGACCATAAGCCTGAGTGGGTGCTGTACAACGAGTTTGTGCTGACCACCAAGAACTACATCCGCACCTGTACAGACATTAAACCTGAGTg GCTGGTCAAAATCGCTCCACAGTACTACGAGATGAGCAACTTCCCTCAGTGTGAAGCCAAACGGCAGTTGGAGCGCATCATCGCTAAACTCCAAACTAAGGAATACACTCAATACTAA
- the dhx15 gene encoding pre-mRNA-splicing factor ATP-dependent RNA helicase DHX15 isoform X1 — MSKRHRLDLGDDYSSSKKRSSDGKDRDRDRDERSKDRDRDRDRDRDRDRERDRDRERDRDSKAPNSALNVSAASGGGMLPLKQTAIHQQINPFTNLPHTPRYYEILKKRLQLPVWEYKERFHEILTRHQSFVLVGETGSGKTTQIPQWCVDMVRSLPGPKRGVACTQPRRVAAMSVAQRVADEMDVMLGQEVGYSIRFEDCSSAKTILKYMTDGMLLREAMNDPLLERYGVIILDEAHERTLATDILMGVLKEVVRQRSDLKVIVMSATLDAGKFQVYFDSCPLLTIPGRTHPVEIFYTPEPERDYLEAAIRTVIQIHMCEEDEGDVLLFLTGQEEIDEACKRIKREIDDLGPEVGDIKIIPLYSTLPPQQQQRIFEPPPPRKPSGAIGRKVVVSTNIAETSLTIDGVVFVIDPGFAKQKVYNPRIRVESLLVTAISKASAQQRAGRAGRTRPGKCFRLYTEKAYKTEMQDNTYPEILRSNLGSVVLQLKKLGIDDLVHFDFMDPPAPETLMRALELLNYLAALNDDGDLTELGSMMAEFPLDPQLAKMVIASCEYNCSNEILSITAMLSVPQCFVRPTEAKKAADEAKMRFAHIDGDHLTLLNVYHAFKQNHESVQWCYDNFVNYRSLMSADNVRQQLSRIMDRFNLPRRSTEFTSRDYYINIRRALVTGFFMQVAHLERTGHYLTVKDNQVVQLHPSTVLDHKPEWVLYNEFVLTTKNYIRTCTDIKPEWLVKIAPQYYEMSNFPQCEAKRQLERIIAKLQTKEYTQY, encoded by the exons GAGACAGGGACAGCAAAGCTCCCAACTCTGCCCTGAACGTGAGCGCAGCATCTGGGGGAGGGATGCTTCCTCTGAAACAGACAGCCATCCATCAGCAGATCAACCCCTTCACCAACCTACCCCACACGCCACGCTACTACGAGATCCTCAAGAAGCGTCTGCAGCTTCCTGTCTGGGAGTATAAAGAGCGCTTCCATGAGATCCTTACGCGCCATCAAAGCTTTGTGCTGGTGGGAGAGACCGGCTCCGGAAAGACCACACAG ATCCCTCAGTGGTGTGTGGATATGGTGCGCTCCCTGCCGGGACCTAAACGTGGTGTAGCCTGTACCCAGCCCCGCAGAGTGGCAGCCATGAGTGTGGCCCAACGAGTGGCAGATGAGATGGATGTCATGCTGGGACAGGAAGTTGGCTACTCTATCAGATTCGAGGACTGCAGCTCGGCAAAAACCATTCTCAA gtACATGACTGACGGTATGTTACTCCGAGAGGCCATGAACGACCCTCTGCTCGAGCGATATGGCGTAATCATACTGGACGAGGCTCATGAGCGCACACTGGCCACAGATATTCTGATGGGTGTTCTCAAAGAAGTTGTTCGCCAGAGATCAGATCTAAAg GTTATTGTCATGAGCGCCACCTTGGATGCAGGAAAGTTCCAGGTTTACTTTGACAGCTGCCCCTTGCTCACCATCCCCGGCAGAACGCATCCCGTAGAGATCTTCTACACTCCAGAGCCTGAGCGCGACTACCTGGAGGCGGCCATCAGAACAGTCATCCAGATCCATATGTGTGAGGAAGATGAGGGAGATGTGCTACTCTTCCTCACAGGACAGGAG GAAATCGATGAAGCCTGCAAGCGGATCAAACGGGAAATCGACGACCTGGGCCCAGAAGTGGGCGACATTAAAATCATCCCGCTCTACTCCACCCTACcaccacagcagcagcagaggatcTTCGAACCTCCACCACCTCGCAAGCCTAGTGGAGCCATTGGCAGAAAG GTCGTGGTGTCGACAAACATTGCCGAGACGTCGCTGACCATCGATGGTGTGGTGTTCGTAATCGATCCTGGCTTCGCCAAGCAAAAG GTGTATAACCCACGCATCAGGGTAGAGTCACTGCTAGTGACGGCGATCAGTAAAGCATCAGCTCAGCAGAGGGCAGGAAGAGCCGGGCGTACGCGACCGGGTAAATGCTTCCGCCTCTACACTGAGAAGGCGTACAAGACTGAGATGCAG GATAACACGTACCCAGAGATTCTCCGATCCAACCTGGGCTCTGTAGTGTTACAGCTGAAGAAGCTTGGTATTGACGACCTGGTGCATTTTGACTTTATGGATCCACCAG CTCCTGAAACTCTGATGCGTGCTCTGGAGCTGTTAAACTACCTGGCAGCGCTGAATGACGATGGAGACCTGACTGAGCTGGGCTCCATGATGGCAGAGTTCCCTCTGGACCCTCAGCTGGCTAAGATGGTCATCGCCAGCTGCGAATACAATTGCTCCAACGAAATCCTTTCCATCACCGCCATGCTATCAG TCCCACAGTGCTTTGTGCGCCCCACCGAGGCCAAGAAGGCGGCTGACGAGGCCAAGATGAGGTTTGCCCACATCGACGGAGACCATCTCACCCTGCTCAACGTTTACCACGCTTTCAAACAGA ACCACGAGTCAGTGCAATGGTGCTATGATAACTTTGTGAACTACCGCTCGCTGATGTCAGCAGATAATGTGCGGCAGCAGCTCTCGCGCATCATGGACCGTTTCAACCTGCCACGGCGTAGCACAGAGTTTACCAGCCGTGATTACTACATCAATATCCGCCGAGCGCTGGTCACCGGCTTCttcatgcag GTGGCCCACCTGGAGCGTACAGGGCACTATTTGACAGTGAAGGACAACCAGGTGGTCCAGCTGCATCCGTCCACTGTGCTGGACCATAAGCCTGAGTGGGTGCTGTACAACGAGTTTGTGCTGACCACCAAGAACTACATCCGCACCTGTACAGACATTAAACCTGAGTg GCTGGTCAAAATCGCTCCACAGTACTACGAGATGAGCAACTTCCCTCAGTGTGAAGCCAAACGGCAGTTGGAGCGCATCATCGCTAAACTCCAAACTAAGGAATACACTCAATACTAA